In Pongo abelii isolate AG06213 chromosome X, NHGRI_mPonAbe1-v2.0_pri, whole genome shotgun sequence, one DNA window encodes the following:
- the PLAC1 gene encoding placenta-specific protein 1 has product MKVFKFIGVMILLTSAFSAGSGQSPMTVLCSIDWFMVTVHPFMLNNDVCVHFHELHLGLGCPPNHVQPHAYQFTYRVTECGIRAKAVSQDMVIYSTEIHYSSKGTPSKFVIPVSCAAPQKSPWLTKPCSMRVASKSRATAQKDEKCYEVFSLSQSSQRPNCDCPPCVFNEEEHTQVPCHQAGAEEAQPLQPSHFLDISEDWSLHADDMIGSM; this is encoded by the coding sequence ATGAAAGTTTTTAAGTTCATAGGAGTGATGATCCTCCTCACCTCTGCGTTTTCAGCCGGTTCAGGACAAAGTCCAATGACTGTGCTGTGCTCCATAGACTGGTTCATGGTCACAGtgcaccccttcatgctaaacaaCGATGTGTGTGTACACTTTCATGAGCTACACTTGGGCCTGGGTTGCCCCCCAAACCATGTTCAGCCACACGCCTACCAGTTCACCTACCGTGTTACTGAATGTGGCATCAGGGCCAAAGCTGTCTCTCAGGACATGGTTATCTACAGCACTGAGATACACTACTCTTCTAAGGGCACGCCATCTAAGTTTGTGATCCCAGTATCATGTGCTGCCCCCCAAAAGTCCCCATGGCTCACCAAGCCCTGCTCCATGAGAGTAGCCAGCAAGAGCAGGGCCACAGCCCAGAAGGATGAGAAATGCTACGAGGTGTTCAGCTTGTCACAGTCCAGCCAAAGGCCCAACTGCGATTGTCCACCTTGTGTCTTCAATGAAGAAGAGCATACCCAGGTCCCTTGTCACCAAGCAGGGGCTGAGGAGGCTCAACCTCTGCAGCCATCTCACTTTCTTGATATTTCTGAGGATTGGTCTCTTCACGCAGATGATATGATTGGGTCCATGTGA